One region of Limnospira fusiformis SAG 85.79 genomic DNA includes:
- a CDS encoding calcium-binding protein, translating to MSSVGVIIDPRILDELFGVDTLPADLIIPPEGSVNGETNNSGDNLGNGTSDFGETLSSNGSVNEITVTDSAGETVRGTGAADRIIGGDGPDSLLGGSNNDTIYGKAGSDTLLGEAGNDLLFGNQGRDLLYGGNGNDTLYGGQEADTLYGEAGDDLLFGNLANDWLYGGDGNDTLFGGKNDDILYGGDGNDLLSGDTGADTLIGGEGRDSFVVSSLSGGVNIREADVIMDYTRSDDQILLTGGLRSTNLEFVSGTSVGLEGELEDSTVIRLRQSFDPNRAFVAIVVGVDNLTSADFTAIDQITI from the coding sequence ATGTCATCTGTAGGAGTTATAATCGATCCACGGATTTTAGATGAGCTATTCGGTGTGGATACCTTACCCGCTGATCTGATTATCCCCCCAGAAGGTTCCGTCAACGGAGAAACTAATAATTCCGGTGATAATTTGGGAAATGGAACTTCCGACTTTGGGGAAACCCTGAGTAGCAATGGTTCAGTTAATGAAATTACTGTCACCGACTCAGCCGGGGAAACCGTGAGGGGGACTGGTGCCGCCGATCGCATTATTGGAGGTGACGGACCCGACTCCTTATTGGGGGGTAGCAACAATGATACCATCTATGGTAAGGCCGGTTCTGATACCCTGTTGGGAGAAGCCGGAAATGACCTATTATTTGGCAACCAAGGCCGGGATTTGCTTTATGGGGGCAATGGTAATGATACCCTCTATGGCGGTCAAGAAGCAGATACCCTCTATGGTGAAGCCGGAGATGATCTGTTGTTTGGCAATTTAGCTAATGACTGGCTGTATGGAGGGGATGGAAACGATACCCTCTTCGGTGGTAAAAACGATGATATCCTGTATGGTGGCGACGGGAATGATCTGCTGTCGGGAGACACTGGCGCTGATACTCTCATTGGTGGGGAGGGTCGCGATTCCTTTGTGGTGAGTTCCCTCAGTGGGGGAGTCAACATTCGCGAAGCCGATGTCATTATGGATTATACTCGGAGTGACGATCAAATTTTGCTCACGGGTGGTCTGCGATCTACTAACCTAGAGTTTGTCTCCGGTACTTCTGTGGGACTGGAAGGGGAACTAGAAGATAGCACCGTGATCCGACTTAGGCAAAGTTTCGATCCTAATCGCGCTTTTGTGGCTATTGTGGTTGGTGTGGATAATCTCACTTCCGCCGATTTTACCGCAATTGATCAGATCACTATTTAA